The Natrinema amylolyticum genome includes the window ACTTGCTGACCGCGGCCTGGGTCACGCCGAGTTCGGCGGCGATCTCCCGCTGGGTCAGCCCGCGATCGGCGAGGCGCGCGGCCAGCATCGCCCGGACCGTCGGCAGGAACCGATCGACGACGAGTTCGCTGGGCAAGACGAGCGACATACGACCGACGTTCGGCTGGAGGGACATAAGTCCGCCTCTCACACGCCGCCGTAGCCGATCCACGTCCGTTTCGAGGACGACCATCTGTGCCGGTACCCACTCACAGTCCCTCTATCGGCGTCTCACGCTCGAGCGGCCCGGCGGTCCGCGTCGAGGTAGCTCCGAAGTCCGTTGGCCGCTGTCTCTACGCCGACGATGAGGACCAGGATGATGACGATGGCCGCCATCACCCGAGTGTAATTGCGGGCCCGGAACGCCATGATCAACGGATACCCGATTCCGCCCGCGCCGACGATCCCGAGTACCGAACTCTTTCGCGCGTTGAGCTCGAGGTAGAACAGCGTCCAGGCCACGTACGCCGTCGTCACCTGGGGAAGGCGAGCGGCGGACGTCGTCGCGGGGATCCCCGCCCCGCTCGAGCTGACGGCGTCGACGGGGGCGCGGTCGATTTCCTCCATCTCGTCGGCGAAGAGTCGGCCGAGGTCACCGATCGTTCCCATCGCGATCGCGAGCGCTCCGGCGACGGGCCCGAGTCCTGCGAGGATCACGAACAGCAGTGCGTATACCATGCTCGGAACCGCGCGGATGCCGCCGAGAAGGAGCCGCATCGGACCGTAGACGGCCCGCGGCGTGACGTTGCTTGCCGCGAGGACACCGAAACACAGCGCCAATGGCAGGCCGATCGTGGTCCCGACGGCGGCGATGGCGAGCGTCTCGAGCGCTGCTGGCAGCAACGTCGGTGCGTCACCGTGTAACTGCTCCCAGAGCTGTGATGGGGCGAGCATCTCCTCGAGCAGGACCGACGCGAAGTTCCCTCGATGGGCGTAGAGATAGGCGAGATCGAACCCGAGCCACCGCGCGGTCGCGACGACGCTTAGTACGAGCCCGACGAACACGGCGGTCCGAACGACCGTGCGACGACGCCACTGCCGCTGGAGACGGTCGAACTCGGCGTCGATTTCGTTCGTATCCGGGGTGTCGGTCGCTCGTTCGTCGTTCTGGTCTGCAGTCGCCGTCTCAGCACCTGCCGGCGTCCCGTCTACCGGATCCACGTGATCGTCGGCACCCGCGTCAGTCATCGTACACCGCTGCGATGGCCGCTTCGTCGGTAACGCTGGCTGGAGCGTCGAGCGCCACGCGGTCGTCGGACAGACCGAGGTACCGGTCGGCGAGGTCGCGAGCGAGCCGGGGTTGATGGAGACTGACTAGTCCGACGAGCCGTCGCTCGTGAACGACGGCGGCGAGCAGTTCGAGCACCGAGCGAGCCGTCGCGGGATCGAGGGAGGCGACCGGCTCGTCCGCGAGCAACACGCGGGGTTCCTGCTGGAGCGCGCGAGCGATACCGACTCGCTGGCGTTCGCCGCCCGAGAGGTCGCCGACGCGCCGATCCGCGTCG containing:
- the phnE gene encoding phosphonate ABC transporter, permease protein PhnE, translating into MTDAGADDHVDPVDGTPAGAETATADQNDERATDTPDTNEIDAEFDRLQRQWRRRTVVRTAVFVGLVLSVVATARWLGFDLAYLYAHRGNFASVLLEEMLAPSQLWEQLHGDAPTLLPAALETLAIAAVGTTIGLPLALCFGVLAASNVTPRAVYGPMRLLLGGIRAVPSMVYALLFVILAGLGPVAGALAIAMGTIGDLGRLFADEMEEIDRAPVDAVSSSGAGIPATTSAARLPQVTTAYVAWTLFYLELNARKSSVLGIVGAGGIGYPLIMAFRARNYTRVMAAIVIILVLIVGVETAANGLRSYLDADRRAARA